A stretch of Branchiostoma lanceolatum isolate klBraLanc5 chromosome 14, klBraLanc5.hap2, whole genome shotgun sequence DNA encodes these proteins:
- the LOC136448129 gene encoding uncharacterized protein gives MSLLEKLFHLRGMTGNRPTIDQHGLFTSIQMSKKLLSDKLAVKEPWRQNKKPHQCKVCLYTNESSPFLVCYDSSGHRPRARIELFGTKVVTCGENSFKLCNEEGSDVYFFQTDGRSKRDEWVKALKEQCERELSPDGEESVRLSKKIMEVRQRVKSQKMSELENNNNSSKPIKTLPVTPEDGRQRSVPHLKKNARLAKRRPHIEKAKKEAALANKSLPFSEYFVSMPDS, from the coding sequence ATGAGTCTACTGGAAAAACTTTTCCACCTCAGAGGGATGACTGGAAACCGTCCTACCATCGACCAACACGGGCTATTCACCAGCATTCAGATGAGTAAGAAACTGTTGTCCGACAAACTGGCGGTGAAAGAACCGTggcgacaaaacaagaaaccgCACCAGTGCAAAGTCTGCCTGTACACCAACGAATCGAGCCCTTTTCTGGTTTGTTACGACAGCTCTGGACACAGACCCAGGGCAAGGATTGAGCTCTTCGGAACCAAGGTGGTCACTTGTGGTGAGAACTCCTTCAAACTGTGCAACGAGGAAGGTTCCGATGTCTACTTCTTCCAAACAGACGGGAGATCGAAAAGGGACGAGTGGGTGAAAGCTCTGAAGGAACAGTGCGAGCGAGAGCTCAGTCCAGACGGAGAGGAATCGGTGCGTCTGAGCAAAAAGATCATGGAGGTACGACAACGCGTCAAGTCGCAAAAAATGTCGGAGCtcgagaacaacaacaacagcagcaagcCTATAAAGACATTGCCAGTCACCCCTGAGGATGGCAGACAAAGAAGCGTACCGCACTTGAAAAAGAACGCCAGACTTGCTAAGCGAAGGCCGCACATCGAAAAGGCCAAGAAAGAAGCCGCACTAGCAAACAAAAGCTTGCCGTTTTCTGAGTATTTTGTGAGCATGCCTGACTCGTAG
- the LOC136448126 gene encoding CMP-N-acetylneuraminate-beta-galactosamide-alpha-2,3-sialyltransferase 1-like isoform X2 — protein sequence MLRFLRRRSRRLRKVGAFLSMFLATAMIITLRDELITITGPIRSRQEILDLRHQNAPRPSEESTYEHLHHIAWIINHDHFTDDHDSAELLQNIVKQILANKDEPEGQTLQTIAKLYNFTDDDLHIEGVTLSEVIALISEGVEVGENYDITVDRLERVLREGTEYEEDVGDVISGRALGHILPKVDKKWRYHDLSFAKDPNRKPSRCPSSLRHKGASSSWFNGRFRDDVKVFADKDDLLEENYKKLCERFPLPFGYKKENKTFLEQILNTITTPDVFGEPRKDCIRCAVVGTGGQMKGSGKGKEIDAHDYVFRVNNAHTEEKYSADVGNRTSFYTFYPESQKIQLVAKANPVRVFAPFKKWDLHYLANKLLYGKIAPPYCKNMSKCWKPKEPDLNRTNVKMLHPDFMRYIYANFLNATGARPTTGAMTAFIAIQLCDNVGLYGYGYDTRYTLHYYDKNKFNVSKPWRGACHDYNNERELWTRLSREGVINWFQRD from the exons ATGCTGCGGTTTCTCAGAAGACGAAGTCGACGCCTTCGGAAGGTTGGGGCTTTCCTATCCATGTTCTTGGCGACAGCAATGATAATAACACTGAGGGACGAGCTGATTACAATCACAGGGCCGATCAG atctAGACAAGAAATTTTAGATTTGCGCCACCAAAACGCACCCAGACCTTCGGAGGAGTCAACCTACGAGCACCTTCATCACATAGCCTGGATCATCAACCACGATCACTTCACCGACGATCACGACTCTGCCGAACTCCTCCAAAACATCGTCAAACAAATCCTGGCCAACAAGGACGAACCGGAAGGGCAAACTTTGCAGACAATCGCAAAGCTGTACAATTTCACCGACGACGACTTGCACATAGAGGGCGTGACACTGAGTGAAGTCATTGCGTTGATTAGTGAGGGAGTAGAGGTAGGAGAAAACTATGACATCACTGTGGACCGATTGGAGAGGGTTCTGAGGGAAGGGACGGAGTATGAGGAGGATGTaggtgacgtcatttccggtcgCGCTTTGGGGCACATCTTGCCAAAGGTTGACAAGAAATGGAGATATCACGATTTGTCGTTTGCAAAGGATCCGAACCGTAAACCGTCT AGGTGTCCTTCCAGTCTGCGCCACAAGGGGGCGTCTTCATCCTGGTTTAACGGCAGGTTCAGGGATGACGTCAAGGTGTTCGCAGACAAAGACGATCTCCTGGAGGAAAACTACAAAAAGCTGTGCGAGAGATTTCCGCTGCCGTTTGGGTAtaagaaggaaaataaaacat TTCTTGAGCAGATTTTGAACACAATCACGACGCCTGATGTGTTCGGCGAGCCGAGGAAGGACTGTATCCGCTGCGCGGTGGTGGGGACAGGGGGGCAGATGAAGGGGTCGGGGAAAGGAAAGGAGATAGACGCACACGACTACGTCTTCAG AGTGAACAACGCCCACACAGAAGAGAAGTACTCAGCCGACGTGGGAAACAGAACGTCCTTCTACACATTCTACCCAGAATCACAGAAAATCCAGCTGGTGGCTAAAGCG AATCCAGTGCGAGTGTTCGCCCCCTTCAAGAAGTGGGACCTGCACTACTTGGCGAACAAGCTGCTCTATGGAAAGATCGCTCCTCCTTACTGCAAAAACATGTCCAAATGCTG GAAACCGAAAGAGCCGGATCTAAACAGAACCAACGTAAAAATGCTCCACCCAGATTTCATGCGCTACATCTACGCCAATTTTCTCAACGCCACAGGGGCGAGGCCGACCACCGGCGCCATGACTGCGTTCATAGCCATACAACTGTGCGACAACGTGGGCCTGTACGGGTATGGGTACGACACACG TTACACCCTTCACTACTACGATAAGAACAAGTTCAACGTCAGCAAACCGTGGAGAGGGGCCTGTCACGACTACAACAACGAGAGAGAACTGTGGACACGGCTAAGTCGAGAGGGGGTCATCAACTGGTTTCAAAGAGACTGA
- the LOC136448126 gene encoding CMP-N-acetylneuraminate-beta-galactosamide-alpha-2,3-sialyltransferase 1-like isoform X1, translating into MLRFLRRRSRRLRKVGAFLSMFLATAMIITLRDELITITGPIRSRQEILDLRHQNAPRPSEESTYEHLHHIAWIINHDHFTDDHDSAELLQNIVKQILANKDEPEGQTLQTIAKLYNFTDDDLHIEGVTLSEVIALISEGVEVGENYDITVDRLERVLREGTEYEEDVGDVISGRALGHILPKVDKKWRYHDLSFAKDPNRKPSRCPSSLRHKGASSSWFNGRFRDDVKVFADKDDLLEENYKKLCERFPLPFGYKKENKTFLEQILNTITTPDVFGEPRKDCIRCAVVGTGGQMKGSGKGKEIDAHDYVFRVNNAHTEEKYSADVGNRTSFYTFYPESQKIQLVAKANPVRVFAPFKKWDLHYLANKLLYGKIAPPYCKNMSKCWKPKEPDLNRTNVKMLHPDFMRYIYANFLNATGARPTTGAMTAFIAIQLCDNVGLYGYGYDTRYTLHYYDKNKFNASNPWQNFTSCHDYDNERKMWTRLSKEGIIYWYKRE; encoded by the exons ATGCTGCGGTTTCTCAGAAGACGAAGTCGACGCCTTCGGAAGGTTGGGGCTTTCCTATCCATGTTCTTGGCGACAGCAATGATAATAACACTGAGGGACGAGCTGATTACAATCACAGGGCCGATCAG atctAGACAAGAAATTTTAGATTTGCGCCACCAAAACGCACCCAGACCTTCGGAGGAGTCAACCTACGAGCACCTTCATCACATAGCCTGGATCATCAACCACGATCACTTCACCGACGATCACGACTCTGCCGAACTCCTCCAAAACATCGTCAAACAAATCCTGGCCAACAAGGACGAACCGGAAGGGCAAACTTTGCAGACAATCGCAAAGCTGTACAATTTCACCGACGACGACTTGCACATAGAGGGCGTGACACTGAGTGAAGTCATTGCGTTGATTAGTGAGGGAGTAGAGGTAGGAGAAAACTATGACATCACTGTGGACCGATTGGAGAGGGTTCTGAGGGAAGGGACGGAGTATGAGGAGGATGTaggtgacgtcatttccggtcgCGCTTTGGGGCACATCTTGCCAAAGGTTGACAAGAAATGGAGATATCACGATTTGTCGTTTGCAAAGGATCCGAACCGTAAACCGTCT AGGTGTCCTTCCAGTCTGCGCCACAAGGGGGCGTCTTCATCCTGGTTTAACGGCAGGTTCAGGGATGACGTCAAGGTGTTCGCAGACAAAGACGATCTCCTGGAGGAAAACTACAAAAAGCTGTGCGAGAGATTTCCGCTGCCGTTTGGGTAtaagaaggaaaataaaacat TTCTTGAGCAGATTTTGAACACAATCACGACGCCTGATGTGTTCGGCGAGCCGAGGAAGGACTGTATCCGCTGCGCGGTGGTGGGGACAGGGGGGCAGATGAAGGGGTCGGGGAAAGGAAAGGAGATAGACGCACACGACTACGTCTTCAG AGTGAACAACGCCCACACAGAAGAGAAGTACTCAGCCGACGTGGGAAACAGAACGTCCTTCTACACATTCTACCCAGAATCACAGAAAATCCAGCTGGTGGCTAAAGCG AATCCAGTGCGAGTGTTCGCCCCCTTCAAGAAGTGGGACCTGCACTACTTGGCGAACAAGCTGCTCTATGGAAAGATCGCTCCTCCTTACTGCAAAAACATGTCCAAATGCTG GAAACCGAAAGAGCCGGATCTAAACAGAACCAACGTAAAAATGCTCCACCCAGATTTCATGCGCTACATCTACGCCAATTTTCTCAACGCCACAGGGGCGAGGCCGACCACCGGCGCCATGACTGCGTTCATAGCCATACAACTGTGCGACAACGTGGGCCTGTACGGGTATGGGTACGACACACG CTACACTCTTCACTACTACGATAAGAACAAGTTCAACGCCAGCAACCCCTGGCAGAACTTTACGTCATGTCACGACTATGACAACGAGAGAAAAATGTGGACACGTCTCAGTAAAGAAGGAATCATTTACTGGTATAAAAGAGAATGA
- the LOC136448128 gene encoding CMP-N-acetylneuraminate-beta-galactosamide-alpha-2,3-sialyltransferase 2-like — protein sequence MGIRMFRRTKVIKTALWTGVVLALLFIVYEEVTTAVRIQERNSLYFNLQLLHRPTPLIKQTDFQNLHHLISLIDQDDFAVNNPSAEILENIIQYMITMREDTEASVLQGITKMLNTTIESQFLIGGQLADVISVIHEGVEVGENYDVTLARVERVLREGTEYDEDIGDVISDRALGNILPRIDRTWRFHDLPFARDIMYEKSECPSSLRNIEMTSSWFNGRFKEDVKLFMDKTDLETERYSRLTAKFSLPFGYRRENKTWVEQIVNAIRSPDVFGGRRKKCVRCAVVGSGGQMKGSGKGKEIDAHDYVFRVNNAHTEEKYLPDVGNRTSFYVFYPESQKIKHVAKANPMRLYVPFKAWDLMYLAGWLTTGSVPGGKGCKAKNLNTCEWHTRGPDLNSTNVKIVHPDFLRYIYANFLNATGLRPTTGAMTAFMAIQMCDYVGLYGYGYDPRFTLHYYDKTKFNASRPWKGACHNFDNERELWKRLSEEKVVYWYKRD from the exons ATGGGGATCAGAATGTTTAGAAGAACCAAAGTCATTAAAACTGCTCTCTGGACAGGAGTGGTATTGGCACTGCTGTTTATAGTGTACGAAGAAGTGACAACTGCGGTGAGAATTCAGGAAAG AAATTCACTGTACTTCAACCTCCAGCTCCTACACAGACCCACCCCTCTCATTAAACAGACTGATTTCCAAAATCTTCACCATTTGATTTCACTCATCGATCAAGACGACTTCGCTGTGAACAATCCTTCTGCAGAAATTCTTGAAAACATCATCCAGTACATGATCACCATGAGAGAAGACACAGAGGCATCTGTCCTACAAGGGATCACAAAGATGTTGAATACAACGATAGAGTCCCAGTTTCTGATTGGAGGGCAGTTAGCTGACGTCATCAGCGTCATCCATGAAGGGGTTGAAGTGGGGGAGAACTATGACGTCACCTTGGCCCGGGTAGAAAGGGTGTTGAGGGAGGGAACAGAGTACGACGAGGACATAGGTGACGTCATTTCAGACCGCGCTTTAGGTAACATTTTGCCACGGATTGACAGAACGTGGAGATTTCACGATCTGCCTTTCGCCAGAGATATCATGTACGAAAAGTCG gaaTGCCCTTCAAGTCTCAGGAACATAGAGATGACGTCATCGTGGTTTAACGGTCGTTTTAAAGAGGATGTCAAGTTGTTCATGGACAAGACTGACTTGGAAACGGAGCGCTACAGCCGTTTGACCGCCAAATTCTCCCTGCCGTTCGGATACCGCAgggaaaacaaaacat GGGTAGAACAGATCGTGAATGCTATCAGAAGCCCGGATGTGTTCGGCGGACGGCGGAAGAAATGTGTTCGGTGTGCGGTGGTGGGCTCAGGCGGGCAGATGAAGGGGTCGGGAAAGGGGAAGGAGATAGACGCACACGACTACGTCTTTAG AGTGAACAACGCCCATACCGAAGAGAAGTACCTACCGGATGTGGGCAACAGGACATCTTTCTACGTGTTCTACCCGGAATCACAGAAAATCAAACACGTTGCAAAAGCG AATCCTATGCGGCTGTATGTCCCGTTCAAGGCGTGGGATCTGATGTACCTGGCCGGCTGGCTCACAACAGGCTCTGTTCCTGGCGGGAAGGGAtgtaaagccaaaaacctgaacACGTGTGAATG GCACACACGTGGACCCGACCTGAACTCTACCAACGTGAAGATCGTGCATCCGGATTTCCTGCGGTACATCTACGCCAATTTCCTGAACGCCACCGGACTCAGACCTACCACGGGCGCCATGACGGCTTTCATGGCCATACAGATGTGCGACTACGTGGGTCTGTACGGGTATGGGTACGATCCACG GTTCACCCTACACTACTATGACAAGACCAAGTTCAATGCCAGTCGACCGTGGAAAGGCGCATGTCACAACTTCGACAACGAAAGAGAGCTATGGAAACGGCTAAGCGAAGAAAAAGTTGTCTACTGGTACAAAAGAGATTGA
- the LOC136449011 gene encoding CDGSH iron-sulfur domain-containing protein 2 homolog A, which translates to MEFLSKIVRVHVPDYLNSVPIPDSFGGFLDLTAGQWLHLFAFSGTVAAAVYMSVKPYLDKKDQKDQLVNLRIQKESSKVVNMVDIEDLGNKVCYCRCWRSKKFPLCDGSHAKHNEDTGDNVGPLVLKRKDV; encoded by the exons atggaGTTCTTATCGAAGATTGTCCGTGTGCATGTTCCAGATTACCTAAACTCTGTGCCTATCCCGGACAGCTTCGGTGGTTTCTTGGACCTCACAG CTGGACAATGGCTGCACCTGTTTGCGTTCAGTGGCACGGTGGCGGCGGCGGTGTACATGTCTGTGAAACCGTACCTGGACAAGAAAGACCAGAAGGACCAGCTGGTTAATCT CCGTATCCAGAAGGAGAGCAGTAAGGTTGTGAACATGGTGGATATCGAGGACCTGGGGAACAAAGTCTGCTACTGCCGCTGCTGGAGGTCTAAGAAG TTCCCTCTGTGCGATGGTTCCCATGCCAAGCACAACGAGGACACAGGAGATAATGTGGGACCTCTGGTGCTGAAGAGGAAGGATGTATAG